A stretch of DNA from Cryptomeria japonica chromosome 4, Sugi_1.0, whole genome shotgun sequence:
TTCAGAGTTAGCCATTTTAGACCCCTGCCTATCTGCTTTCAACTTTCTAGATTTAGAAGTGTTTGTGCATGTCAACTCTCTGTTGCCTGCTGGCTTGATCTTGCCACAAATAGACTTCCctgaaatagaaactttccaaaatgtcagagttagagccCAAGACAGGGCGcaggatgacttactaaaaatagaaattactaaaaatagtaagtttgatttttggcaaaatggcgacattctgggactcagaaaaatccctaaaaaatagggactttctaaaaatagaaagttactccgtttgggctcaaattttgctGGGAGGTCCCCTGAAGGGTCCCGACTCCATTCGTATGcttagtttttccaaaaccctaaccggaacccctaaaatctaggacgaaaggcaaaaccctagaaaaaggacaaaacaggccctagacctcACAGAATTTGTTTGACAGAGAAGCAGATTAACCCCAACTGACTCCCAAACACCTGTAACGcggagagattgaagagattgccACTAACACACGCAAAACGAAAGCCAAATGACCGAAAAGGCCTAAAAGCAAAgggggggtccctatctgggatggggtgatgtgtgattaggtcacaacaggttCCACAAATACTATTGAAATTCccaataaactttctataaaaactAGCCAAGCCATGAAAATATCTCACCTTAGTAACACTCCTTGGGGTAGGCCATTCAAGGATAGCTTTTACTTTCTTTGAGTCCATTTTAAGACCATCCGCTAAGACAACAAATCCCAAGTACACTAACTTCTTCACAAAACTACTCTTCTTCAAGTTAATCAATAACCTTTCTTCTCTTAACTTCTCAGACATCCTATGAATATGCATTGTATGCTGCAATGTTTTACCAAAAGtcaaaatatcatccaagtaaacaataacaaacttatccaaaaattctttTAATACCTCGTTCATGAGGAATGTACTCAATGCATTGGTTAGCTCAAAAGGCATGATTAACCACTCATACAAGCCCTCCTTTGTTTTGAAGGCTGTTTTCGATTCATCTCCTTCGCTAATCcggatttggtgatatccactctttagatccatctttgtgaagtactcagctccactcaaacaatccataatgtcatcTATCCTTGGCAAGGGACATCTATACTTGATAGTAATCTTATTGATAGCTCGGTAGTCTATACACATCCTTCATTCTCCATTTTTCTTCGGTGCTAGTACTataggtactgcacatggactcaaactctctcGAATCAACACTTTCTTCTTTAACTCTTGCACTTGTTTGTTCAACTCTTCACTCTCTGCTAGAGTCATTCAATGGGCTGCCGTAATCGACAAACTGGCTCTAGGAACTAAGTCCATTTAATGAATAATCTTTCTCACTGGTGGTAAGCTGTTAGGTACATCATCAGATACAATATCCTGAAACTCATCCAACAAATCTGCAATTGCCACAGGTATATCTTCTACTTCTTCTTTGTTAGCTTTAGGAATTAAAACAAAACATAGATGCTCATGCTTCATTCCATCTAGAAATTTTCTTCCATCAACTAAACATATTCTTGCATTACTGCATACCTTTTCCTCTGTCTCCTTCAATTGCTTCAGCCTATGTTGAACTCCATCTTTTGTCAAAGAATAGGTATTTGCATACCCATCATGTACCGCATGACAATCAAATAGCCATGGTCTCCCTAACAACATGTGAcaaacatccataggcataatatcacataatccATCGTCATGATAGTTTCCAATCTTGaactttaccaaacattgttcattgACCAAAGCCTTATGGTCCTTCTGCAACCAAGCAATCCGATAGGGATTTGGCTGccttcttctttctaacttcaattttctaaccatttcCTCTAAAACAAGTTTATCAATACTACACTGTCTATAATAACATTGCAAACTTTACCATTACACTTACATCTTGTGCGAAACAAATTCTTCCTTAGGGCTGGTTCTTTCTCATTATTCAACAAGGCTCTTCTAGTAACAAGAACCTTTGCTCTCTTGCATCTTCAGAATGTGGACTCAACATCTTCATCTAAATGGGCAATTTGTGCATTATCCTCGGGTCTTCTATATGCCCTCCCTTGATGTTGGGGACACTCATAGGCTATTTGTCCTTCTTCGCATCGGAAACATGTTCCACAGAAGCCTCCTCTTCCTAGTCTTGGTCCTCTTCCTCTTTGATCTCCATTATTTTGATCGTGGGGATGGTAGGAATTATTTGCCTTCTAATTTTGACTGCTACtagattcttcattcttcttctagtcttcattttggACTCCATAAGGTCATCCACCATGACCTCTTCCATTTTGCTTGCTCTCAAATATTCTATTTATCTTCTCTTCTACCTTAAAAgcaaattgatatgcatcttcaatGGTGGACATTCTTACCAAACTCAACTCTTCTTTAATACTTGGCTTCAACCCATTTATGTAATGGGCAACTTTTTCCTTGTTGGCCTCAGAATGGCTTGTTCTAATTAGGACTCGATAGAACTCTTTTGTATATTCATTGACAGATTTTTCTGCTTGCTTCAACCCTTGCATCTTTTTCAACAAATCAAGCTCAATGGTCAACAGGAATGAATTGCCTCTTCAATTTGTCCACCATCCGATCTCATATTGTTATTTTCTCATGTCCTCTTCTATTTCTCCCTAATTGAACTTTCCACCAAATACTTACATGGCTCTTTAGCTTGGTCTTTGCAAACTTGACCCTTTCAGGATTGTCCACTTCTTCGTACTCAAAATATTCTTCCATATTGTTGATCTAATTGATCAACTCTTCTGGattaagatttccaaaaaatgtggAAACTTCAATTTTTGGCCTTTTTCCAATCTTCAAAATGGCCCTCAAAAGCCTAGTCCCATCAAGATCTTTGGTTACTTCTTGTTCTCTTCAAATTGATTTTTTTCTTCAGATTCATCCTCACTTTCATCTCTTGCCCTAATATGAACTCCTCTATGCAGCTCCTCTTGCAGTCCTTGAACTTGTCTCTAGAGGGCTCTAAAACCCTCTCTTGTCACACCAACATTTCTTCCACCATGCTTCCTTCATGGAGgcatttttctcacttttctcacATACCCACTACCACACTCCTGGTGCAAACTACTTCAGGTTTGACGATTTGTCTACACACTGAATAatttctgctctgataccacttgatgaagggtactctccttacaaacccaaacacacaaacaatagagaaataaacaaaaaatgcaagaaagaaacacATGCCTTATATTATCTCAAGGAAATGAATTACAACGTCTACAAAATAACATGCTTCAGCCACATGGGCTTTCTTATTACATAAATCTGCAAGCTAGAGCCACAATCTGCACTATTGGAACTGTCTTCTATAACCCTCGTTCACCCCTTTATTTAGCACCAATAACTACTTTAGATTGTTCTAGAAAGTGTAAATTTTGTTTCTTTTGGCGGCTAGTTGCCCATCGGTTCGTTTCTTCCGCCTCGGTTGAATTTCATTGAAACTTGAGTTTTGGTGGCACAACTTCCAAGAGCCATAAATTTTGACTCAAGCATCCAATTCGCTATTATACATATCTTTGGAAAGCTTGGGAAGAGATCTACAACACTAAATAATCTAAAGATTTATTTGTCCAGATTTCAACCTTTTTCGGGGCTTCTAAGGTCCTCAAATTTGAGTTTGAAACTTAATTGGAGAAATTTCTTGGGACAAAAACTTTAATCAGTGCAGgatattgagatgattctttcacGAATCGTTTTATTTTTCAATTTCGGTCCTTGGAGCTAGTTTTCATGTCCATATGAACCCGAATaggccaacttactaaaaataataggTGAATATTTTTGGTCGTTTCAATCTTCTAACTGCCCTTCACCTTGTATGCATCATCATGGGCTCCAAAACAAGTAAAGAAGACTACAAgacaatatttttgggtgatgcaagattgcccttacaccactggatgctcttgcatcactaaCTCATCATTTGAAGCCACTAAAAAATTGAGGAGGGTGTGATTCCCTCCATCTTTCCACCCATTTGAATTGTGCATCCAAACTTTTGCCATTGCTTCATTTGATCTTCGACAATTTGTACATCTCCAATAGCATCTTTGTTGTACATCTCCATTAGCATTTGGAGAGGGCACCTTGTACCCTTTCCTTGCAATTGTGAATGCTATCACCAAACAATCCCAATGGGAACTCCTTGCTAGGAAGATTGTTATAATACCAAAAATTTGCACAAACCTTATCTGCTTCTTTATGCACCTCCCTATTCCACCTTGTAGCTTCCAATGAAGGTTGTGCTCTTGGTACATTTCTAGGCACAAAAAAACCTTGCAATTTAACTCTTCTTGATCTTGATGAGGAGTATGGGCCATGTATATGCGGACCACGACTAGAGCCCACAATGCCTTGCGTATCCATATTAGATTCTCTTGGAAAATTATGAGAAATGGCATCTTGTATGGTTGCTTGTGCCTTCACCCTCTCCAATTTCTTTTCATCTAGTGGCACAAGAACTATCATCTCTCTCATTTCACCTCTTCCAGTGGTACTTCACATGGCCTGGCATTGTGTCAAGGAATATTTGTGAGATGGTATTTGAGGCGATTGATGACTCCACTAAGCTTCTTATTGCACCAAGTACAAATCACAAACCTTTATATTGGTCAAATTATACCATATTTCCAAGTGGGGTCATGGCTTCTAGGGGATCTCCTTCCAATGTGCTAACTTCCACTTGCTAAGTTTGAACTAGATATAGAAGCATATATAATGCAATAGAAAATTCTCCCTTcatcaaatttaatttttacaaCAGCAAACTCATACAAATCTGATCACAAAATATGCAAGCAAATATGATCTTTTGAATTAAATCTGCAGATGTAAACTGATTACAATAACATAAGCCTATTGGCTTCACATTCAGatatgcaaatctgattacaaacttttgaaaacttgcaagaaGAGGCTATAACAGAAAAATATGCTTCAAATCTGATTTCTCTTTCTCCCTAGCTCCCACACACTTCACCTGCAAAAGTATGTCCCCGTAAATGAAAAAACAAACATGAAAATGCAATTCTCCAAATGAAATTTTCATTTGGCCCTAATTAACAACCTAGAAATGTTATGGCCAACTTGTTTTCCCTCCCATTCTGAGTTTGAATTAGCATTGAACATTTCTATTGTGTGCTCTTACAACTCTTACAAGTTGCCAAAATTAGTTGCCCAATTGTGCCACTAACTCTGCCTGTTGACTCCCAAAATAGAAACAGCCAGAAACTCCTTGGAAGCCCAACTTGACATGAATGCTTTGTCATTTGTCATAACTCCCGAAAATTGAGATTTTGCCTTACTTGGTTCCACATGAAGAGCAAGTGGGGTCCACCAAAATCCAATGCCCAAGTTTGCCAAAGTTCACATTTGACCTTTGAAATGCCACCCAAATGAAATTCAGGTTTACAAATGAAGTTTATTAAAAAGCTTgtgaaaatatttataaaaatatttggcTTTATTTCATACATTATTCCACCTATGACAAAAATTCAACTATGCAAGAAAATGGAAATTTTTTGGTTGATGAGGATTGCCACTATAcctaggatgctcctgcatcaatatgcTATTGTGATTATAACAACCTACGatattgaaaagaacaaaaaataGTGATTAAAAAATATAGCAATTTGAAGTTgaacatgttttttttttaacaTCATGTAAAATTAAAATGCATTTAAATAATACCTTCATTGGTAATCGAACTAACaaatttgataaaaatatgatAATATCGTCTCTTAACCTTAAAATGTAAAccctatattaaaataaattaagaaaatagaaaaaaattggaaaaaaatgatTCAAATCAACGtaaatcatttaaattttaatCAATCCACAAATTTAGACAAACTGAATCAACTCATTTCAATCATTTTACATgccaaaaaactaaaaaatcactCACAAATTTAAATTcttagaaaaaaaacaaaaaacattgaaCTAACCTATTGTAAATCCAAATTCTAGAAATTTCTACTTCAAAATGCTTAAAAATTCTTCCCAGTATACTCTTAAATTCTTGCTTACTGCTGTGTGTGTTGAGTAGGGGTGACTTTAGGGTTTTATAGACTGAAACCTATGTAAAAGGCACAATTTTACTTGGTTTGTTTCATCTTTATGCTATTGGATTCATTTTACCCATTATGTCAATTTTTAATGTTGTACTCATCGAGTTTTGGTGAGTGCTCACTAAAAAAGTCGACGAGTTTTCATTGAAAATCCATTTGTTTGACTCAACAAGTTAACATTGGAAAAACTTGCGGTGAAAAAAAACCTGTGAGTACTCTGAAACTTGTTGAGTACTCATGTAAAGGCCCCTGTCTTTCTTACCAACAAATTCAGTTTACTTGGTTTAGCATTTCGTCAAACATTTGACAGGCTGTAGTATTGCTTCAATGGTTTACTCACTTCAATAAGGTCTGATTTTTGGTATCACTGAAAAGTTTTGTTGAACCTGGTGCGTTTGGTGTTCATATAGTTTGCCATTCCACATACAACGACAATAGTTCCATTGACTAATAAAAAAACACTTTCAGATAATGCACAATATCGATTACATGAACCAATGTCTCATATTTTAAATGTCAACAAGATCATACAGACTATAACCAGCAAGGACTGTTCATCTATTAATGACCAGTTTTTCAACAAACTCCAAAGTATATATATTTTACTGTAACATCTTTTCAGAGTCCTATTCATTAAATTTTCAACAGTGAACTCATATTGGCATAGCACGAGTTAGCACATGGAACCTGTTGCTATGAGCTGATGAAGAAGTTTTTTCCAGTCGCGTGTTATGCTGTGTTTGAAGATGCAGTCCATGTCCCCCTTGTATTTCCTAGACCGCCCCTCTGTGATGGATACCAAGTTGAATGGCTGACATATATCTGTTACTGTCGGCCCCCAAAAAACAGTCTTCTCCCTCACATTCCGTATCTCAGTACTTACGAACTGCTACTTCTGGGCCACATGGTCTGTGTGCTAGAATTGCGGCAGCTTAGAGCTGGCCGGGTGCTAACAGAAGATGGGCGTCCTGCTGTCTTCTAACCCCCGACCCTGTTTCTACGGCTAGGATTTTTAGAATGTCCCAGGCGCTGTTAGCTATAACTTCTACTCATGCCAAGGAGAAGACATGCTGCTGTACCTGTATCTTACGGACTGTGTATTGAATGGCAGCAAAAAGAAATGGCTGGAAGGTTGCTAACCTGATGATTTCGAACTGCTGTATTGGCCCAGTCCCACGACCCTTGCTTTTCAAAGCTTCAAAACCAAAAACCTTTCCAGGTGTTGTCTTGTATATCTACCCAGCACAAACTCTACCTCTATTGCAGCTATGTTTCACAGCCCCTGTAAATAGCAATGCTCTTGTGAATGTATGTCAATTTGTTTCTTTCAACTCCCAGACCTGGTCTTGCACAGGCATGGAAATTGATGCAAGAGAGGGTGTACGTCCTCCAATGCCAAGAAAATCTCCAGAATGAATTTCAAGAACACAATTTCCTAGATGTCTATATCCTCATTAAATGCTCATATTTATTACTTCATTTTGGCACACATCCCAAGGCACCATCAATGTGGGATGAATGAAagatagaataaaatattattatccccTTATGTCTCCTCAAAGAAAGGTACTTTTAATTTTTCCCCTTTAACATTAGCTTCAGCATTAAATAACCCACtaaagtaaaatatttaaatttaactttagaaaCTTTTGATTTTTTGCCTAAATAATTAATGCCCCCATTTAATTTGCAATCTAGGAGAATAATTAATACACCAAAATGAAGTCAACCAAAATTGCTCCAATATTTACCCGTCTCTGAGCCcaaactgacttactataaatagtaagttttCTGAAAAACTTGTCAAAACACCTCTAGTTGGCCTGCAATTGAAATTGCCTAGGCCAAAACCATCAAGGATCCCTGTAAGGTCCCGGTGCGCCCTCAGGACCATGACAAAAAGGGCTAACGACAAATCACCAAATGactgctaaaaaggggacattacaactcaCTAGGTTTGAAAACTATGGTTAAGATGATGGGTAAAggaataaaaatttagaatctagTGACAAGAAAGATGGTAAATAGTAAGAAGGTAATCTTTAGGGAGATTAGATCTTTTCTTATAGTTGAGCAACCAAAGGAGAATGCAAAGTTAGTTGTGTACTCAGAACCAAAGACCAAAGAGGCTGCATTTGAGGTTGAACCAAAGGTTCAAGTTGGACTACATGAGGAGGATGTTACATAGAGCTTTGAGAGTTCCGAGGAAGGAAAACCTCTTCATTAGCTTATGAGGTCCACTTGGCAAAGGAGGCAACCTGAGAGGTATAGCCACCTTGAGTTTAGGTGcatattttctttgtctatcaaTGTTGATGAGCCTAGAACTAGCAATGAGACACAAAACAAGGCAGGGAAGCGCAAGGCAAGGTTGGTTGCTAAGGGTTATTCTTAGGTAGAGGAAATGGGTTTTGGTGAGATATTTTTTCCAATTACAAAGcttatgtctttgatttcttttATATGTTGTTGCATTTGACCTTGAGGTTGAGCAAATTATGTGAAGACTAATTTCATGCATGGAGACCTAGACAAAAAGAACTATATGACACAATAAGAAATATATGGTAAAGGGTAGGAAGAAATTGGTTTGCTAGTTAACGAAATCTATTTATGATCTAAAACAATCTCTCagaatgtggtaccaaaagtttgattCTTTTGTTTTGATGCTAGGATTTCCTAGATCAAAATCCGTTGACTATGTTTATCATAAACAAGATAGCACTTAAATTATTTATTATCACTTGTTTGTGGATGACATGTTGTTGATCAGTAATAGTAAGGATATGATAAAGGATTTGAATATCAGGTTTCATTACAATTTGATTTGAAGGACTTGGTAGTTGTTAAGTTTATCTTAGAGATGGAGATTAGAAGAGTTAATGCTAACTAAAAACTTTGGTTGAGTTAGAGGAAATATGTTGATTTTGTTTTATAGTGTTTTgtcatggaggattgtaaactatttagtgttcctatttttgtatgaacaaatttttagttgagtgtcATTTTGATGTACTTGGTGAGATGGGCACGAGTCATGTCTCTTATGCTAATGCAATTGGGGGCCTCTATGGAAATATGCTACGATGGTCGAACAACTTTCAGGAGATGGGGCTTTTCTTTGATGGTTGAGTATAAGAGCTCATATAGTTGAGAAAAAGCTCACTTATGTGCTATGATGGCTATGGAATTATTTTTCAAGGGCTGAACAAGAAGGGGTTGCCAAAGGAACAAATTTTGGCATACATTAGAGAACAAGAAGCAACCAATAGTGTCAATTAGCAAAACAAAATTCTCATCTTTTAGTGAAGAAAGAATTAGGGAAGCCACCTATGGGGCCTCCAAAGTGGTCGCCCCACAATCCTTTCTTGGAGACATCATCTATTCAACATCCCTCTCTTTTTTCTTACAAAAGAGGCCCATTGGAGAAGACATTTCAGAAAGAAGCGAGGGACAATTCAAATGAATATATTGCATGTTGCATTTATGCCAATGTTCTTTCAACCTATTGAGATCACCATTTGCAGTAGGACATGGTGACAACAATTAGTCAAAGACCCTCAGGTTACACAAGTTCTGGGTATGAGAAGGTGCACACTTAATAATTGTGTATGGCCCCAAAAGTTAAATTTATTATATCTCGGGTCCTTTTTACTTTTGGCAGTAACATTTTGGCCGTGTTGACTCTTTTTGTAATCCTTAGGGAAGTTTCCTCGAAGCCATATAAATTACCGAGTTAGTCATTGTCATAGGTATGCAAGTTTGGTATTTTCTTTGTATGTGTGAATTCTAGTTGGAGTTTAGTTGTCTGCCATTTCAgaggtggaagatcctccctacttggcattcGTAGTTTCGGTGGGAATAACTCCTTACCCTACTCTGCTCTACCCTCAGTCCGGGATTTTTGTAATTTGAAGTTCTATCATTATTGCATTTGAATTTCTACTTGCATGTCTGGTGTGTTCATTCTTGTGCCAAATCGTGTTAAACTAATCATATTGTCCAACATATTATGGAACCATCTTTTTGAGGCCAAGATTATTAATTTCGTACAGGAGAGTCAATTGATTGAAGGCAGGAGCATACGGGTGGAGTGCCATACGGTGGAGGTTGTGTTGGGCGTACGGAAGGGAGGACTGTACTATGCCAGTTGTATGGTGTATTGGTCGTACGGTACAACTTGAATTGACTGTATGGTGGAGTGTGTTGTCTGTAGTGAACCGCACAGTGGAGTGTATTGTTCGTACAGGGTGGAGGCTGTTGACTGTATGGGGAGGTTGTGTTGCCATACGTGTATGGTACACTACAGTGGTATCAGAGATGATGATCTTGCTAGCTTGTCAGGTAGTGGATGCAGGTGTACACTAGAAGGAGATATCGTTTTGCCGACCGAATAGGGGAACCACACGATCATGCCAaagaagtcatggcactattaagggagctaaccagaagccaagcttagCTCAACGACACCATGGTCAGAGGGGAACAAAGACAAAAACTCATGGAAGATACATTGCATCAATTGGCATTGGGAAAAACAAATGGAGAGAGCGATAATTCAGTCACTGGAAGGTCAAACCCTCAGCGTTCAAATTCCCGATCGCTGATGCCAACTTTTCCCTAGAGAACTGAAGCATTGCGTAGGGAGCAAGAGCCCACTTTCAAGGAGTTGCAAGCACAGTTGAatcaagattggagggatgcaaacCTCGAGGGAGACATATCCTTTAAGGATTATGTTGAGCTGTGGAAGAAATACTCAGGCAATAGAAGTCGTGGTTGCTATGGCTACTATAACGATGATATCAAACAAAAGGTTGGTAAGATTAATTTGTCACCTTTTGATGGGACCAGAGCAACCTCGGCACGAGCTTGGGTACAAAAAGCAGATACCTATTTCTAACTTAACTCGATGcttgaagatgaagctatcaaatttGCTGCACTTCACTTGGAAAGAGTCgctcatgaatggtggcatcatggaatggtcaccCTCGGCCACGATCAGATAACTTCATATGTCGAATTCATGGAGAGGCTCATAGACCGTTTTGACGGAAGAGATCCTGAACTCAACTTCAAAGAGTTGGCTCAACTAAAGCAATCTGTACCGGTGGATAGTTACATTACAGAATTCCAGAGACTGTCCGTGTTGGTGACAGGTATGTCGGAGAGGAGATTGGTGGTCTTATTCATGGACGGGTTGATGGAACCACTAAAgggttgggtgaaagggttcaaccccaaCATGCTCATTGAAGCAATTAAGAAGGCGTGTGACATGGCGACATCTTCTTCCTCCAGAAACTTTCCACATGCCAAACTACCCTTCGCCCCGAAAGAGAAGGATATCAAAACCTTTCCGAAGAAGTGCTCATTGGATGAGGCCACAAAACAGGAGCTCAAAAGGAAGAAGCTCTATTTCACCTGCAAGGAGCTGTGGGAGCCAGGGCATCGATgcttgggcaaaggaaagattcatTATATTGAGGTCATGTTCGATGGCGAGGAGGAACCTGAAGAAAGTGAGCCACCAAAGGAAGAGTCTATAGAAGAAACAGGACAGGGGGAGAGAATTTCCACATTGGTATGGAGGGGAGGCGTCATTGCCACACTGGCTGCTATCCCAAGGTGTAGTGTGTTTAGGGTATGTGGTACGCTTCAAGGGCAACGAGTCCTAGTTATGCTTGACAATGGGgcctcgctcaacttcataaaTTCATCACTTGTCACCTGAAGGGGTTTGCGTACAAAAGAGCATGAAGGGTTCGATGTCAAGGTGGCAGGAGGCgatctcctatcatgcactcacttGGTTCTGCAACtgagcatcaccatgggaaattacacaGATACAGACAATTTCTTTGTAGTAGATCTGGATGACATGGATGccatattgggcattcaatggatggagaccctcgaccaATACACGCAGAACTTCAAAAAgatggagttctcattcgaggtgGATGGCAGGAAGGTGGTTCTAAGAGGAATGTCGAATGGTGGCCTGAGGGAGATTTCGGCCTAACGAATGGAA
This window harbors:
- the LOC131875388 gene encoding uncharacterized protein LOC131875388 translates to MVRKLKLERRRQPNPYRIAWLQKDHKALVNEQCLVKFKIGNYHDDGLCDIMPMDVCHMLLGRPWLFDCHAVHDGYANTYSLTKDGVQHRLKQLKETEEKVCSNARICLVDGRKFLDGMKHEHLCFVLIPKANKEEVEDIPVAIADLLDEFQDIVSDDVPNSLPPVRKIIH